In Thermosulfurimonas sp. F29, the sequence TCTCCCCGCGCCGGTTGACGAGAATCCCCACCTGCCGGTTCAGGGTGCGCGATAGATGGGCCAGTTCCCTGGAGAGCTCGTGGGTGATGAGATAGTCCGGGGGCACGCGACGGCGGTAAAGTCGCTCTAGGGCCCTCCTTTCGCTGGGAGCTAACCCCCGGGTCTCTCCGTAAACCGTACGGGACATAACCTTAACGACGGGCCCGAAAGATCACCCTGAGGGGGGATTTTTCAAATCCCAGGTGGGTACGCAGACGATTTTTTACGAAACGCTCCACGCTCTTGGGAATCTCGTCCGGATAATTGGTAAAGACCACCACCGTGGGTGGCCGGATTTCCGCCTGAGTGGCATAGTAAAATTTTAATCTCTTTCCCGAGGGGGTGTAAAGGGTCTTTTCTTTTTTGATCTCCTCCAGCACCCGGTTCACCCTGGCGGTGGGTACCCGACGGGAGTATTCCGCGTACACCTCGTCGATGAGGGGGAGGACCTCCTTCACCCGTCGTCCGGTCCTGGCCGATATGGTGAGGATAGGGGCCCAAGGGACGAAACGGGCTCCGTATCTTATTCTTTCCAGCAAAATGTTGCCCTGCTCGCGTTTTCCGTCCAGGAGATCCCACTTGTTCACGAGAATTATGCAGGCCTTGTGGCGTTTCTCGATCTGGGAGAGGATCTTCTGATCCTGATCGGTTATTCCCTCCTCGGCGGTGAGGACGAGAAGAGCCACCTCGGCACGATCCAGGGCCTCGAAGGCCTTGTCCACGCTGAACTTTTCCACCCGGGCCCTGATGCGCGGACGGCGCCGGATCCCTGCGGTGTCTATCAGCAGATAACGCCGACCGTCCGGAAGCTCGAGCAGGGTGTCGATGCTGTCCCGGGTGGTGCCGGGGATGTCGGATACGATCATGCGCTCGTATCCCACCAGACGGTTGAGAAGGGAACTCTTCCCCACATTGGGACGCCCCAGAATGGCCACCCTTACGGGAGGAAGTTCCCCCTCCGGCGGGGTCTCCTCCGCCTCCTCGGGGAGAAATTCCAGGATCAGGCCCTCCAGGTCTTCGATACCCCGGCGGTGTCGGGCCGAGATCGGTATCAGGGGTTCCATGCCCAGGGCATAAAACTCGGAGAGGTTGAGGAGATCCTGCCGGCCGTCCACCTTGTTCACCACCAGGAGGACCGGTTTTCCCCGTTCCCGTAGCAGATCAGCCACCTCCTCGTCCAGAGGGGTGAGCCCCTCCTTGGCGTCCACCACGAAGAGGATCAGATCGGCTTCGGAAAGGGCCGCCTCGGCCTGGCGCAGGGTCTCCCGCTGAAGACGATCCTCGCTCTCGAGCTCGATCCCTCCGGTGTCGATGAAGGTGATTCGCCGGCCCTGAATCTCCGCCTCTCCGTAAACACGGTCCCGCGTGACCCCCGGACTCCGCTCCACCACGGCCTTTCGTTCCCCGATAAGGGTGTTGAAAAGGGTGGACTTACCCACATTGGGGCGTCCCACCAGGGCTATCTTAGGCATGGCTCGACCTCAACTTCTCCCGCACGCTGGGAAAGAGGGACAGATCCGTGTGGGGCAGAAAGAGGGCCCCGGTCAGGAGCTGCATGAAACGATTCTCCACATTCATCTCCAGATAGGTGAGCCGGGAGAGAATCTCTCGCACCTCCTCAAAGTCACCCTGAAGGAGAAACCGCACCGTTCCCTCCCCGGCGGCGTTCCCCACCGCCCGAAACTTCTCCCGGGGCAGATCCGGCAGCATCCCTATGGTAATGGCCGCCTCCGGATCGATGTGAGTGCCGAAACTTCCGGCTACATAAAAATTCTCTATATCATCGAAGGTTACGCCTATGCTTTCGCAAATAACTCTAAGCATAGTATACATTGCTCCTTTAGAACGGATAAGATTTTTAATTTCTCCCTGGGTCACATATACGGGGCGGCCGTGAGCGGTTTCCTCCTCCCCGGCGAGCACGAAGGCCTTTTCTCCCCGGATTTCCCGGAACCTATCCGGGAGTCTGTCCGGCTGAAAGATCCCCTGAGGATTCACCAGGCCGGCCAGGAAGAGTTCGGCCAGAAGCTCGATGGTGCCGGAACCGCAGATACCCGCCGGAGGCCCTCCGCCGATGGTGCGAAGCTCCACCCGTCCGTTGCGGATACGCACCCCCTCAATGGCCCCCTCCCGGGCCTGCATACCGCAGGAAAGCACCCCTCCCTCCAGGGCCGGCCCGGCGGCCCCGGCACAGGCCAGGAGAAATTCCCTGTTCCCCAGCACTATCTCCGCATTGGTTCCCACATCCACGAAAAGACTCAGACCCTCGCCCCGGTGAAGACCCACATAGAGGAGCCCGGCGATGAGGTCTCCTCCGAAGTAACTCCCCCCGGAGGGGAAGACGAAGAGGAGACCCTCGGGATGACCGGGAAGCTCCGCCTCCCTGAGCTTGAGGGTGTCCACCCAGTTTGCCGCGGGAATGTAGGGTTCCCGGTAAAGCCAGCGGGTGGGAAGGCCCAGGAAAAAGTGGGTCATGGTGGTGTTTCCGCAAAAGGCGTAATAGTAAAGACGCGAGAGGTTTTCTTCCCCCACGAAACGGACGATTTCTCTCCGCAGTCCCTCCAGGGTTACCCGGCGCAACTCCTCCAGTCCCTCCGGACGGGCGGCGCGGTGAAGACGCGTGAGGATGTCCTCACCGTAGGGAATCTGGGGATTCCGGAAGGAGGTCCTCTTCAGGACCTTTCGCGCCGCGAAATCCACGAGATAAAGGGCCACCCCGGTGCTTCCCAGGTCGATACCCAGCCCGAGAATCGGACTTTCGTCCCCGGGAGGACGCACCTCAAGCACCTCCGGGGCCTCTTCCCGCCGGCCCACCAGTACCCTTACGGAAAAGTCCCAGGCCCGGAGCCGTTCGGGAAGTTCCCGCAGAAGGGAAAGGGGGATTGCGGGGGAGGCTCCCAGCCGATCCCGTAAGGCCTCCCGCAGACGCCTCTCGTCCGAACGCTGGTCGGAGAGGGAGGGACGGGGAAGGGCTAAATCGAAGACTTCCACCGCCGGTTTCATACATCCACCACGCACTGGGCTATCCATAGATCCCCTTCCTTCTCCACCCGGGCCAGCGTAAAGGTGGCCCCCTTAACCTCTACCCCCAGCCGGTGGCGCTCCGGATCCAGGGGTTCCCCCAGGGCCCTTGCGGTGAGGCTCTCTCCGGAGATGTGCACCTCGAAATCCCGGAAGACCATCCCCTCCAGATCACTCACGGTGATGAGCCGGTTGAGCCACATCACGAAAAGTTCCTCGGGCGTCTCGGCCGAGACCTCTACAGGCACGGAGTGCTCCGTACGGACATCCTCGAAGCTTTCCACCATCAGCGAGAAGAGGGCCCGGGCTCCGTTGGCGAAGGCCTCCTCCGGGGTGCGTCCCCTTCCGCGCACCCCTATGTCCGCGCCGTGCTCAAAGGTTTCGTAGGGAATGAAGCGTGTATTCATCGCAGCCCCTTCCGGTCACATAGGGAATATAAGGCCAGAGAAGGGCTTTAGGAAGGCCTCCGCGTAATCCCTCCTCCGAACAGATCAGGAAACCCCCGTCCTTAAGGAAGACGAAGAGGGCTCCCCTTTCACCGGTCACATAGAGAGGAACCCCCCGTGCGGCGAGCCATTTCCGCACCACCGGATGGGGATGACGGATCCCCCGGGCCTGAGCCAGGGCCACCGCGGGGTGAATCTTCGTCCAGGCCGGGGGCCACAGTCCGTTACGGGCTCCGTGATGGGGAAGGACGAAGATCTCGGCGGGAAGGAGGCCTCCTTCTCCGGACAGGCGCCTGAGTCTGACGCGGTCGATGTCGCCGGGGAAAAAGATGGTGAGTCCCCGGTACTCCAGATAAGCCACGAGGCTCTCCCGGTTTTCGTTTTCGGGAAAGGGCCGGCCCGGAAGGAGAAACACTTCCGCTCCCCTTATCCGCAGGGCCTGCGGGGAGGAAAGCTCCTCGAGATCTCCCATCCACCCCACTTTTTCCCAGGAGGCCCGCCGAAAAATTCCCGAAAGCACGTGCCGGAGATAAAACTCCTCGGCCAGAGCGGGAAGCCCTCCGGTGTGATCCAGGTCCGGATGGGATAGCACCACCAGATCGATCTCCTTTATTCCCAGTTTCCT encodes:
- the der gene encoding ribosome biogenesis GTPase Der, with the protein product MPKIALVGRPNVGKSTLFNTLIGERKAVVERSPGVTRDRVYGEAEIQGRRITFIDTGGIELESEDRLQRETLRQAEAALSEADLILFVVDAKEGLTPLDEEVADLLRERGKPVLLVVNKVDGRQDLLNLSEFYALGMEPLIPISARHRRGIEDLEGLILEFLPEEAEETPPEGELPPVRVAILGRPNVGKSSLLNRLVGYERMIVSDIPGTTRDSIDTLLELPDGRRYLLIDTAGIRRRPRIRARVEKFSVDKAFEALDRAEVALLVLTAEEGITDQDQKILSQIEKRHKACIILVNKWDLLDGKREQGNILLERIRYGARFVPWAPILTISARTGRRVKEVLPLIDEVYAEYSRRVPTARVNRVLEEIKKEKTLYTPSGKRLKFYYATQAEIRPPTVVVFTNYPDEIPKSVERFVKNRLRTHLGFEKSPLRVIFRARR
- a CDS encoding ASKHA domain-containing protein translates to MKPAVEVFDLALPRPSLSDQRSDERRLREALRDRLGASPAIPLSLLRELPERLRAWDFSVRVLVGRREEAPEVLEVRPPGDESPILGLGIDLGSTGVALYLVDFAARKVLKRTSFRNPQIPYGEDILTRLHRAARPEGLEELRRVTLEGLRREIVRFVGEENLSRLYYYAFCGNTTMTHFFLGLPTRWLYREPYIPAANWVDTLKLREAELPGHPEGLLFVFPSGGSYFGGDLIAGLLYVGLHRGEGLSLFVDVGTNAEIVLGNREFLLACAGAAGPALEGGVLSCGMQAREGAIEGVRIRNGRVELRTIGGGPPAGICGSGTIELLAELFLAGLVNPQGIFQPDRLPDRFREIRGEKAFVLAGEEETAHGRPVYVTQGEIKNLIRSKGAMYTMLRVICESIGVTFDDIENFYVAGSFGTHIDPEAAITIGMLPDLPREKFRAVGNAAGEGTVRFLLQGDFEEVREILSRLTYLEMNVENRFMQLLTGALFLPHTDLSLFPSVREKLRSSHA
- a CDS encoding archease, producing the protein MNTRFIPYETFEHGADIGVRGRGRTPEEAFANGARALFSLMVESFEDVRTEHSVPVEVSAETPEELFVMWLNRLITVSDLEGMVFRDFEVHISGESLTARALGEPLDPERHRLGVEVKGATFTLARVEKEGDLWIAQCVVDV